One region of Rhizobium sp. WYJ-E13 genomic DNA includes:
- a CDS encoding GGDEF domain-containing protein — translation MDLATVLLLHKSSFIVGAICFSYVRWRSREPGLDLLSIGCCLLAFASTLAGMGEQGSIAFELWTLGSFSVGVTGYSLMATGLLQLSCRQRKWSDWIQVAVALILSAAVGGMHWYAYGPTRAAIFNAAAAAFLAASAARILKDFFADRLPARLGLLASLSAATGFSGLVVVGMIFPAHAPIDPRYAFFLLIICHFSLALFVIVLVQERAEAQLRHLANTDALTGIPNRQRFFASLPGAPREGDAFIMIDIDHFKSVNDRYGHETGDIVLVGVAQAIAAVAGKGMSLGRLGGEEFALFLRNETEETAFAKADEVRRAVKALVFSAGTAAISPSVSVGVALLRGAGDLQKLRDRADQALYVAKRGGRDRVEFYANPQAVTERPARADLSADGARDVDSWRKDVQQERSRVA, via the coding sequence ATGGATCTTGCGACAGTTCTTCTTCTCCACAAATCTTCCTTCATCGTCGGCGCGATCTGTTTTTCCTATGTCAGGTGGCGGTCCAGAGAACCAGGGCTTGATCTTCTCTCGATCGGTTGTTGCCTTCTCGCCTTCGCATCGACGCTTGCCGGAATGGGTGAGCAGGGCTCGATAGCATTCGAGCTCTGGACTTTGGGAAGCTTTTCCGTGGGCGTGACAGGCTATTCGCTGATGGCGACGGGGTTGCTCCAGCTGAGTTGCCGCCAGCGAAAATGGTCAGATTGGATTCAGGTCGCGGTCGCGCTGATCTTGTCGGCGGCCGTCGGGGGCATGCACTGGTATGCGTACGGTCCGACGCGAGCCGCAATCTTCAACGCCGCTGCCGCTGCCTTCCTCGCGGCCTCAGCTGCCCGAATTCTGAAAGACTTTTTTGCGGACCGCCTGCCGGCAAGGTTGGGCCTTCTCGCGTCTCTTTCGGCTGCGACGGGATTTTCGGGGCTGGTTGTTGTCGGGATGATCTTTCCTGCTCATGCGCCGATCGATCCACGCTACGCCTTCTTCCTGCTGATTATCTGCCACTTCTCCCTCGCGCTGTTCGTGATTGTGCTCGTCCAGGAACGAGCCGAAGCACAACTGAGACATCTGGCAAATACGGATGCCCTGACCGGAATACCAAACCGGCAGCGTTTCTTTGCATCCCTTCCAGGCGCGCCGAGGGAAGGCGACGCCTTCATCATGATCGACATCGATCATTTCAAGAGCGTCAACGACCGTTATGGCCATGAGACCGGCGATATCGTGCTTGTCGGCGTGGCTCAAGCCATCGCCGCCGTTGCCGGAAAGGGAATGTCGCTTGGCCGGCTTGGCGGAGAAGAGTTCGCGCTGTTTCTACGCAATGAGACCGAAGAAACAGCTTTCGCCAAAGCCGACGAGGTTCGGCGGGCAGTCAAGGCTCTGGTGTTTTCCGCGGGCACGGCGGCCATCAGCCCAAGCGTGAGTGTGGGCGTTGCTCTTTTGAGAGGCGCTGGAGATTTACAGAAGCTTCGTGATCGGGCGGACCAGGCTCTCTACGTTGCGAAGCGTGGTGGTCGCGACAGGGTCGAGTTCTACGCCAATCCACAAGCCGTGACGGAACGCCCGGCGCGCGCTGACTTGTCAGCGGACGGCGCGCGTGACGTGGATTCTTGGCGTAAAGACGTTCAACAGGAGAGGTCGCGCGTCGCGTGA
- a CDS encoding arsenic transporter — protein sequence MTENAIIWSIAGLTAAGVVTRPFRWPEAIWAALGAFVLLAFQLIGPVDALAGIAKGVDVYLFLIGMMLLSELARREGLFDWIAAIATSHAKGSPRRLFVLVYLVGLVVTVFLSNDATAVVLTPAVYAACRAARVRDPMPYLLVCAFIANAASFLLPISNPANLVIFAGGEMPPLSRWLSIFLLPSIVSIVVTFVCLYWTQWRTLSQDSLAASAERPALTRSASLAGWGILVTAIILVTASAMHADLGVPTFLAGTITTALVLMLTRQSPVETIKGISWSVLPLVAGLFVIVEALDRTGVTGLLSGQLASLASASQAEAVGVAGVFVAIVCNLVNNLPAGLVAGSAVQAAHVSDKVAGAVLIGVDLGPNLSVTGSLATILWLSALRREGLHISSWRFLKLGTVVMFPALILSLASLILF from the coding sequence ATGACTGAGAATGCCATCATATGGAGTATTGCCGGGCTCACCGCGGCCGGCGTCGTTACCAGGCCATTCCGGTGGCCGGAGGCGATCTGGGCTGCCCTTGGGGCTTTTGTCCTTCTTGCCTTCCAGCTCATCGGGCCGGTCGATGCCCTGGCTGGGATCGCCAAGGGCGTCGATGTGTATCTCTTCCTGATCGGCATGATGCTTTTGTCCGAGCTTGCCCGACGGGAAGGCCTGTTCGATTGGATAGCAGCCATTGCGACTTCGCATGCCAAGGGTTCTCCCAGGCGTCTGTTCGTGCTCGTTTATCTCGTCGGTCTCGTCGTGACCGTTTTTCTCTCGAATGATGCGACGGCCGTCGTGCTCACGCCTGCTGTCTATGCGGCTTGCCGAGCGGCCCGGGTCCGGGACCCGATGCCCTATCTTCTGGTATGTGCCTTCATCGCCAATGCGGCGAGCTTTCTGTTGCCGATCTCCAATCCGGCCAATCTCGTGATCTTCGCCGGCGGCGAGATGCCGCCTTTGTCACGCTGGCTGTCGATATTCCTCCTGCCGTCGATTGTTTCCATCGTCGTCACTTTCGTCTGTCTTTACTGGACGCAGTGGCGCACTCTTTCGCAAGACAGCCTTGCCGCCAGTGCGGAGCGACCGGCCCTTACCCGCAGCGCCAGCCTTGCGGGTTGGGGAATCCTGGTGACGGCGATCATCCTCGTGACGGCGTCCGCCATGCATGCCGATCTTGGCGTGCCAACCTTTCTCGCAGGAACCATCACCACGGCACTTGTCCTGATGCTGACGCGGCAGAGCCCCGTCGAAACGATAAAGGGCATAAGCTGGAGCGTCTTGCCGCTGGTGGCGGGTCTGTTCGTGATCGTAGAAGCTCTCGATCGCACGGGCGTTACAGGGCTTCTCTCCGGCCAATTGGCCTCCCTTGCCTCGGCTTCGCAAGCAGAGGCAGTCGGCGTGGCCGGAGTGTTCGTCGCCATCGTCTGCAATCTCGTCAACAATCTGCCGGCCGGATTGGTCGCCGGCAGTGCAGTCCAGGCGGCGCATGTCTCGGATAAGGTGGCGGGCGCTGTGCTGATCGGCGTCGATCTCGGACCCAATCTGTCGGTCACGGGTTCGCTCGCAACGATCCTATGGTTGTCGGCACTGCGCCGCGAAGGCCTCCATATCAGCAGCTGGAGATTTTTGAAGCTTGGGACTGTCGTGATGTTCCCGGCGCTCATTCTGTCGCTGGCGTCCCTTATCCTGTTCTGA
- a CDS encoding cytochrome c oxidase subunit II has product MAVVLVLVLVVVGSVLFHVLSPWWWTPIASNWSYIDSTLIITFWITGVVFVAVISFMAYCVFRFRHKPGNRAHYEPENRRLELLLASGTAVGVAAMLAPGLFVWKQFITVPADAASVEVVSQQWLWSFRLPGADGKLGRAETRDVTAENPLGLDKNDASGLDDIIIEGGELHLPIGKPVHILLRSVDVLHDFYVPEFRAKMDMIPGMVTYFWLTPTRTGTFEILCAELCGVGHPQMRGTVIVDNDADYQTWLGQQQTFTQLTASSGEPPPAN; this is encoded by the coding sequence ATGGCTGTTGTGCTGGTTCTCGTCCTTGTTGTCGTCGGCTCCGTGCTGTTTCATGTGCTGAGCCCGTGGTGGTGGACGCCGATCGCGTCCAACTGGAGCTATATCGATAGCACGCTCATCATCACCTTCTGGATCACCGGCGTCGTCTTCGTGGCGGTGATTTCCTTCATGGCCTATTGCGTGTTCCGCTTCCGGCACAAGCCGGGCAACCGGGCGCATTACGAACCAGAGAACCGCAGGCTGGAGTTGCTGCTTGCTTCGGGAACGGCGGTCGGCGTCGCCGCCATGCTGGCGCCCGGCCTCTTCGTGTGGAAACAGTTCATCACGGTGCCTGCCGATGCCGCATCGGTGGAGGTGGTCAGCCAGCAATGGCTGTGGAGCTTCCGCCTGCCGGGTGCTGACGGAAAGCTTGGCCGCGCGGAGACGCGTGATGTTACCGCCGAGAACCCGCTCGGCCTCGACAAGAACGACGCAAGCGGCCTCGACGACATCATCATCGAGGGCGGCGAACTGCACCTGCCGATCGGCAAGCCGGTGCACATATTGCTGCGCTCCGTCGATGTGCTCCACGATTTCTACGTACCGGAATTCCGCGCCAAGATGGACATGATCCCCGGCATGGTCACCTATTTCTGGCTCACGCCGACACGGACGGGAACCTTCGAGATTCTCTGCGCCGAACTTTGCGGCGTCGGCCATCCGCAGATGCGCGGAACCGTCATCGTCGACAACGACGCGGACTACCAGACCTGGCTCGGGCAGCAGCAGACATTCACCCAGTTGACGGCGTCATCGGGAGAGCCGCCGCCGGCAAACTGA